One stretch of Streptomyces peucetius DNA includes these proteins:
- the nth gene encoding endonuclease III produces MSGKENSAVGEQSSPTRGKRGKTPKPETRLAMVRRARRINRELAEVYPYAHPELDFENAFQLLIATVLSAQTTDLRVNQTTPALFAKYPTPEDLAAADPEAVEEIIRPTGFFRAKTKSIMGLSAALRDDFGGEVPGRLEDLVGLPGVGRKTAFVVLGNAFGVPGITVDTHFMRLARRWKWTDQDDPVKIEAEIATIFPKSEWTMLSHRVIFHGRRICHARRPACGACPITHLCPAYGEGETDPEKARKLLKYEKGGQPGQRLKPPPDYPGKPAPALGAIG; encoded by the coding sequence GTGTCCGGTAAGGAGAATTCCGCTGTGGGCGAACAGTCGTCGCCGACTCGGGGCAAAAGGGGTAAAACGCCCAAACCGGAAACGCGTCTGGCCATGGTCCGGCGCGCCCGCCGCATCAACCGCGAGCTCGCCGAGGTGTACCCGTACGCGCATCCGGAGCTCGACTTCGAGAACGCCTTCCAGCTGCTGATAGCGACGGTTCTGTCCGCGCAGACCACCGACCTCCGGGTCAACCAGACGACGCCCGCCCTGTTCGCCAAGTACCCCACCCCCGAGGACCTGGCGGCGGCGGATCCCGAGGCGGTCGAGGAGATCATCCGCCCGACGGGGTTCTTCCGCGCCAAGACCAAGTCGATCATGGGGCTGTCCGCCGCCCTCCGGGACGACTTCGGCGGCGAGGTCCCCGGCCGGCTGGAGGACCTGGTCGGTCTGCCCGGCGTGGGCCGCAAGACGGCGTTCGTCGTCCTCGGCAACGCGTTCGGCGTGCCCGGCATCACCGTGGACACCCACTTCATGCGGCTGGCACGGCGCTGGAAGTGGACCGACCAGGACGACCCCGTGAAGATCGAGGCAGAGATCGCCACGATCTTCCCGAAGAGTGAGTGGACCATGCTCTCCCACCGGGTGATTTTCCACGGCCGCCGCATCTGCCACGCCCGCAGGCCGGCCTGCGGTGCCTGCCCGATCACGCACCTCTGCCCTGCGTACGGGGAGGGCGAGACCGACCCGGAGAAGGCCAGGAAGCTTCTGAAGTACGAGAAGGGCGGCCAGCCGGGCCAGCGGCTCAAGCCACCCCCGGACTACCCGGGCAAACCGGCCCCGGCACTGGGCGCGATCGGGTGA